Proteins encoded by one window of Streptomyces sp. NBC_01571:
- a CDS encoding cytochrome P450 — MWVSVQNLVTSYGAEHRRLRGLMASAFTARRVALLGPRVEEIAGGLLDGVEEAAGRAAGGVVDVRELFALPLPGLVMLELFGIPEEFRGPLREIIDGFFDTAVSSVEAQANYRALYSTMGELVAFKRRCPGEDLTSALIAAGDAGGAGGAGGAGGAGGGGGLGGKELVDNLIMLLSAGCEPTVNLLGNAVALLLGDVGQLELVRSGRASWGDVVEEAVRVEAPGANAILRYAVEDVRVGETVIGRGDALVMSFAAAGRDPGVHGEDADVFDVTRKTRREHLSFGHGVHYCLGAPLARLEAEIALRALFGRFPRMRAAFGPGELPRTESFISNGPRVLPVVPGPAAHPAAAAG, encoded by the coding sequence GTGTGGGTGTCGGTGCAGAATCTGGTGACGTCGTACGGGGCGGAGCATCGGCGGTTGCGGGGGTTGATGGCGTCGGCGTTCACGGCGCGGCGGGTGGCGTTGCTGGGGCCGCGGGTGGAGGAGATCGCGGGGGGTCTGCTGGATGGGGTGGAGGAGGCGGCGGGGCGGGCTGCGGGCGGGGTGGTGGATGTGCGGGAGTTGTTCGCGCTGCCGTTGCCGGGGCTGGTGATGTTGGAGTTGTTCGGGATTCCGGAGGAGTTCCGGGGGCCGTTGCGGGAGATCATTGACGGGTTTTTCGATACGGCGGTGTCGTCGGTGGAGGCGCAGGCCAATTACCGGGCGCTGTATTCGACGATGGGGGAGTTGGTCGCGTTCAAGCGGCGTTGTCCGGGTGAGGATCTGACCAGTGCGCTGATCGCGGCGGGTGATGCCGGTGGTGCGGGTGGTGCGGGTGGTGCGGGTGGTGCGGGTGGGGGTGGGGGGTTGGGTGGGAAGGAGCTGGTCGACAACTTGATCATGTTGTTGAGTGCGGGGTGTGAGCCGACGGTGAATCTGCTGGGCAATGCGGTGGCGTTGTTGCTGGGGGATGTGGGTCAGCTGGAGTTGGTGCGGTCGGGGCGGGCGTCGTGGGGGGATGTGGTGGAGGAGGCGGTGCGGGTGGAGGCGCCGGGGGCGAATGCGATTTTGCGGTATGCGGTGGAGGATGTGCGGGTGGGGGAGACGGTGATCGGGCGGGGGGATGCGCTGGTGATGTCGTTCGCGGCGGCGGGCCGGGATCCGGGGGTGCACGGGGAGGATGCGGATGTGTTCGATGTGACGCGAAAGACGCGTCGGGAGCATCTGTCGTTCGGTCATGGGGTGCATTACTGCCTGGGGGCGCCGCTGGCGCGGCTGGAGGCGGAGATCGCGTTGCGGGCGTTGTTCGGGCGTTTCCCGCGGATGCGGGCGGCGTTCGGGCCGGGGGAGCTGCCGCGTACGGAGTCGTTCATTTCGAACGGGCCGCGGGTGCTGCCCGTGGTGCCGGGCCCGGCGGCTCACCCGGCTGCTGCGGCCGGGTGA
- a CDS encoding ScbR family autoregulator-binding transcription factor: MVRQERAIRTRRAILNAAASVFDERGYEAATIGEVLTRAGVTKGALYFHFPSKQALAEGVLAEQFSGFTLAPRASKLQELVDMGLSLAYRMRRNPVVSASARLSLGQEMGAIFGTWTITTWLDATEKVLREAREQGELLPHVDPAESAWVFSAAWTGVQVYSHTLAGREDLERRVSALFEHLLPSIAVPAVLGKLVTDPARAAEVAAEGERLAAEAGELGDLDEVAAPA, translated from the coding sequence GTGGTGCGGCAGGAGCGTGCGATTCGCACCCGGCGGGCGATTTTGAATGCGGCGGCGTCGGTTTTCGACGAGCGCGGGTATGAGGCCGCCACGATCGGTGAGGTGCTGACCCGGGCGGGTGTGACCAAGGGGGCTCTGTACTTCCATTTCCCCTCGAAGCAGGCGCTGGCGGAGGGGGTGCTGGCGGAGCAGTTCTCGGGTTTCACGCTGGCGCCCCGGGCGAGCAAGCTGCAGGAGCTGGTGGACATGGGGCTGTCGCTGGCGTACCGGATGCGCCGCAACCCGGTGGTCAGTGCCTCGGCGAGACTTTCGCTGGGCCAGGAGATGGGGGCCATCTTCGGCACCTGGACGATCACGACCTGGCTGGATGCGACGGAGAAGGTGCTGCGCGAGGCGCGGGAGCAGGGTGAACTGCTGCCGCATGTGGACCCGGCGGAGAGTGCGTGGGTGTTCTCGGCCGCGTGGACGGGTGTGCAGGTCTACTCCCACACGCTGGCGGGCCGGGAGGATCTGGAGCGGCGGGTCTCCGCGCTGTTCGAGCATCTGCTGCCGAGCATCGCGGTGCCCGCGGTGCTCGGCAAGCTGGTCACCGACCCGGCCCGGGCCGCCGAGGTCGCCGCCGAGGGCGAGCGGCTGGCCGCCGAGGCGGGAGAGCTGGGGGACCTGGACGAGGTCGCCGCTCCCGCCTGA
- a CDS encoding TetR/AcrR family transcriptional regulator — translation MPTDEHAAAPPSLRQRRRAAAVQEILDAAERHITENGPAALSLRAIARSLGMTVQALYHYFPSRDDLVTALIAKAYDDLTDAVQAAVDAATEDSAQERVLVAAEGYRHWAIAHPERFQLLYGTPLRYYAAPVEGPTTQAVRRMSAIFERELFDGFTTAQLAAADTPGLSAALLAYLDQLPPTGRRDLPPPATALVLSAWGHLHGLVVLEVFGHTSFLADHQAEIFRMAMRNLFHDIHSRIPPGGPETAAAVPHPREHPSSAGR, via the coding sequence ATGCCCACTGACGAACACGCAGCCGCCCCGCCCTCTCTGCGCCAGCGGCGGCGGGCGGCGGCTGTCCAGGAGATCCTGGACGCGGCTGAGCGCCATATCACCGAAAACGGTCCCGCGGCTCTGTCCCTGCGCGCGATCGCCCGTAGCCTGGGTATGACCGTGCAGGCGCTCTACCACTACTTTCCGAGCCGCGACGACCTTGTCACGGCGCTCATCGCCAAGGCATACGACGACTTGACCGACGCCGTGCAGGCCGCTGTCGACGCCGCCACGGAGGACTCGGCCCAGGAGCGCGTGCTCGTCGCGGCCGAGGGGTACCGCCACTGGGCCATCGCCCATCCCGAGCGGTTCCAACTCCTCTACGGAACCCCGCTGCGGTACTACGCGGCTCCCGTCGAGGGCCCGACCACCCAGGCCGTGCGGCGGATGAGCGCGATCTTCGAGCGCGAGCTGTTCGACGGGTTCACCACCGCGCAACTCGCCGCTGCCGACACCCCTGGTCTCTCGGCTGCGCTGCTCGCGTACCTGGACCAGCTGCCGCCGACCGGTCGGCGAGACCTACCGCCACCCGCGACCGCTCTGGTCCTGAGCGCGTGGGGGCACCTGCACGGCCTGGTCGTCCTCGAGGTGTTCGGGCACACCTCGTTCCTCGCCGATCACCAGGCCGAGATCTTCCGCATGGCGATGCGGAACCTGTTCCACGACATCCACAGCCGGATTCCCCCCGGGGGACCAGAAACCGCCGCGGCGGTTCCGCATCCGCGGGAACACCCCTCTTCGGCCGGCCGATGA
- a CDS encoding ScbA/BarX family gamma-butyrolactone biosynthesis protein, producing the protein MTLLTVHQDNHPTPPATTPPPHPAPTTPMPRLTTTVPREYVHRSSLAEVFLTGSEKTGDNHYTLTAQWPRAHTFYTTPDGTHHDPLQAAETIRQTGLYLAHAELGVPLDHHFLMWNIHLTTHPQHLHIGPTPTDLTLTATCTTLRYKGKRLADFTMHIHITRNGHTTATGGGQFTCLTPTTYQRLRQPHTTQPTPQPTPPPTPPTDPTPYGRHLPLDLVLTPTPQPHTWQLTPNPHHPILFDHTTDHIPGMVLLEAARQATHTHTHPTPTHLTTLHATFHRYTEHHTPTYITTHTTSDTPTPNTNQNTTTNNNRTNNNRTHNNRTHTTPTTNTPTNTPTNTPTNTPTNTRTIHVTGHQNNHTVFTAHITTTPTHHP; encoded by the coding sequence ATGACCCTGCTCACCGTCCACCAGGACAACCACCCCACCCCACCCGCCACCACCCCACCCCCGCACCCCGCCCCCACCACCCCCATGCCCCGCCTCACCACCACCGTCCCCCGCGAATACGTCCACCGCTCAAGCCTCGCCGAGGTCTTCCTCACCGGCAGCGAAAAAACCGGCGACAACCACTACACCCTCACCGCCCAATGGCCCCGCGCCCACACCTTCTACACCACCCCCGACGGCACCCACCACGACCCCCTCCAAGCCGCAGAAACCATCCGCCAAACCGGCCTCTACCTCGCCCACGCCGAACTCGGCGTCCCCCTCGACCACCACTTCCTCATGTGGAACATCCACCTCACCACCCACCCCCAACACCTCCACATCGGCCCCACCCCCACCGACCTCACCCTCACCGCCACCTGCACCACCCTCCGCTACAAAGGCAAACGCCTCGCCGACTTCACCATGCACATCCACATCACCCGCAACGGCCACACCACCGCCACCGGCGGCGGCCAATTCACCTGCCTCACCCCCACCACCTACCAACGCCTCCGCCAACCCCACACCACCCAACCCACCCCCCAACCCACCCCACCCCCCACACCCCCCACCGACCCCACCCCCTACGGACGCCACCTCCCCCTCGACCTCGTCCTCACCCCCACCCCCCAACCCCACACCTGGCAACTCACCCCCAACCCCCACCACCCCATCCTCTTCGACCACACCACCGACCACATCCCCGGCATGGTCCTCCTCGAAGCCGCCCGCCAAGCCACCCACACCCACACCCACCCCACCCCCACCCACCTCACCACCCTCCACGCCACCTTCCACCGCTACACCGAACACCACACCCCCACCTACATCACCACCCACACAACCAGCGACACCCCCACCCCAAACACCAACCAAAACACCACCACCAACAACAACCGAACCAACAACAACCGAACCCACAACAACCGAACCCACACCACCCCCACCACCAACACCCCCACCAACACCCCCACCAACACCCCCACCAACACCCCCACCAACACCCGCACCATCCACGTCACCGGCCACCAAAACAACCACACCGTCTTCACCGCCCACATCACCACCACCCCCACCCACCACCCCTAA
- a CDS encoding YafY family protein, whose product MPRPIARVLTLLELLQSGGVRTAAELADRVGVDERTVRRYVDHLVDLDVPVESVRGRYGGFRLATGYRMPPLMLSDDEALAVLLGLMAGRRAGLTTAMGAASETAAAKIRRVLPERLRRKLDAVSGSLTFTAPPGEAVAAESTVLLSITDAVRHHRPIAIRYTAADGRRSERTLHPYGVVAHSGKWYLTAADLTADDDRTFRLDRITDVRTLPGSFEPPGGLDPAKRVLTGLATAPYQHEVTLRVQGTAEEIHTRLPAGVAIVQELPSPSGGDPVTEAWSRVDLRVDRLDWLPAVLASLDRPFVIDRPDELRDLVEAFAERLMNSARRT is encoded by the coding sequence ATGCCCAGGCCCATCGCTCGCGTACTCACCCTGTTGGAGCTCCTGCAGTCGGGCGGCGTCCGGACCGCGGCCGAACTCGCCGATCGGGTCGGCGTCGACGAACGGACCGTACGGCGCTACGTCGACCACCTCGTCGACCTCGACGTACCCGTCGAGTCGGTGCGCGGCCGCTACGGCGGCTTCCGGCTCGCCACCGGTTACCGCATGCCTCCGCTCATGCTGAGCGACGACGAAGCGCTCGCCGTGCTCCTGGGACTGATGGCGGGCCGGCGAGCCGGGCTGACGACAGCCATGGGCGCGGCGAGTGAGACAGCGGCGGCCAAGATCCGGCGGGTACTGCCGGAGCGGCTGCGGCGCAAACTCGACGCCGTATCCGGATCCCTCACCTTCACCGCCCCGCCCGGTGAGGCGGTCGCCGCGGAATCCACGGTCCTGCTCTCGATCACCGACGCGGTACGTCACCACCGGCCGATCGCGATCCGGTACACGGCGGCCGACGGCCGGCGCAGCGAACGGACGCTGCACCCGTACGGAGTTGTCGCTCATTCGGGCAAGTGGTACCTGACGGCCGCGGATCTCACGGCCGACGACGACCGGACGTTCCGGCTGGACCGCATCACCGATGTCAGGACTCTTCCCGGCTCGTTCGAACCACCCGGCGGACTCGACCCGGCGAAGCGCGTCCTGACAGGGCTCGCCACGGCTCCGTACCAGCATGAGGTGACGTTGCGAGTCCAGGGGACGGCCGAGGAGATCCACACCCGGCTTCCCGCCGGCGTCGCGATCGTGCAGGAACTCCCGTCCCCGAGCGGTGGAGACCCGGTGACCGAGGCGTGGTCCCGCGTCGACCTGCGTGTGGACCGGCTCGACTGGCTTCCTGCCGTGCTCGCCTCGCTGGACAGGCCGTTCGTCATCGACCGCCCGGACGAACTCCGCGACCTGGTCGAGGCGTTCGCCGAACGCCTCATGAACTCGGCCCGGCGGACTTGA
- a CDS encoding MMPL family transporter yields MFERIAELVIRRSRLVLVVAVVAVALMGAAGAGAFGRLLGGGYDDPASSSSRAMDVIDERFGGETNLVLLVRASGGRVDAPAAQRSGLALVADLKKERNLGNVVSYWDTASADLRSEDGREALVLAHVKGDGTERDENAKSVIDAYSGPYEGALTVRAGGGAAVTSEMGKQSGEDLVLAESIAVPLTLVLLLVVFGSAVAALLPLVIGTIAITGTFAELYVLGSVTDVSVFAVNLTTALGLGLGIDYALLMVSRFREQLAAGAGVDDAVTSEMGKQSGEDLVLAESIAVPLTLVLLLVVFGSAVAALLPLVIGTIAITGTFAELYVLGSVTDVSVFAVNLTTALGLGLGIDYALLMVSRFREQLAAGAGVDDAVRRTVSTAGRTIAFSAATVAAALGALLVFPQYFLRSFGYAGVGVVAIAAVSTLFVMPALFVVLGHRVNSGRLPWAKLRRTDARVPPWGRLARIVMRRPVLTALPVLAVLLLAASPLLGISFGTPDERVLPEDAHSRQVASALQRNFKGNDDAALHVVIDKPLRRAPLQSYAVALSRLEGVVHVETSAGTYADGRSTATGSGSATLGRPGAQQINVVSALPPKSAEAQSLVDEVRAVTPPAGSHPLVGGTDAVLVDAKASIAGRLPLAVTLVVLTTFLLLFLFTGSIVQPLRALVLNMVSLGATLGVMTWIFQDGHLSSLLGFTAQPMEVSMTVLMFCIAFGLSMDYEVFVTSRIKELHESGEDNESAVANGLGHTGRIVSAAACLLAVSFFAFGTAKLSFMQMFGLGSGLAVLIDAVAVRGILVPAAMRLLGRSAWYAPRFLRKLHGRYGLSEGGPGPAVVTEPAARSPYAQKSTEV; encoded by the coding sequence GTGTTTGAACGCATAGCCGAACTGGTGATCCGCCGGTCCCGGCTGGTACTGGTCGTCGCTGTAGTGGCTGTGGCCCTCATGGGCGCGGCGGGCGCCGGCGCCTTCGGGAGGTTGCTGGGGGGCGGCTACGACGATCCGGCCTCCTCGTCCAGCCGTGCCATGGACGTCATCGACGAGAGGTTCGGCGGGGAGACGAACCTGGTCCTGCTGGTCCGCGCCTCCGGGGGCCGTGTCGACGCACCGGCGGCCCAGCGGAGCGGCCTGGCTCTGGTGGCCGACCTCAAGAAGGAGCGGAATCTGGGGAACGTGGTCTCGTACTGGGACACGGCCAGTGCCGATCTCCGTTCCGAGGACGGCCGCGAGGCCCTGGTGCTCGCCCATGTGAAGGGCGACGGCACGGAGCGGGACGAGAACGCCAAGAGCGTCATCGACGCCTACTCAGGACCGTACGAGGGCGCGCTCACGGTCCGGGCCGGTGGTGGCGCCGCCGTCACGAGCGAGATGGGGAAGCAGTCGGGCGAGGATCTTGTACTGGCCGAGTCCATCGCCGTACCGCTCACCCTCGTGCTGCTCCTGGTCGTCTTCGGCAGCGCGGTGGCGGCTCTGCTGCCGCTGGTGATCGGCACCATCGCCATCACGGGCACGTTCGCGGAGCTCTACGTCCTCGGCAGCGTCACCGACGTCTCCGTCTTCGCGGTCAACCTGACCACGGCACTGGGCCTCGGCCTCGGCATCGACTACGCCCTGCTGATGGTCAGCCGATTCCGGGAACAGCTCGCGGCAGGGGCGGGTGTGGACGACGCCGTCACGAGCGAGATGGGGAAGCAGTCGGGCGAGGATCTTGTACTGGCCGAGTCCATCGCCGTACCGCTCACCCTCGTGCTGCTCCTGGTCGTCTTCGGCAGCGCGGTGGCGGCTCTGCTGCCGCTGGTGATCGGCACCATCGCCATCACGGGCACGTTCGCGGAGCTCTACGTCCTCGGCAGCGTCACCGACGTCTCCGTCTTCGCGGTCAACCTGACCACGGCACTGGGCCTCGGCCTCGGCATCGACTACGCCCTGCTGATGGTCAGCCGATTCCGGGAACAGCTCGCGGCAGGGGCGGGTGTGGACGACGCCGTCCGGCGCACAGTGAGCACCGCGGGCCGTACGATCGCGTTCTCCGCCGCGACCGTGGCCGCCGCTCTCGGCGCCCTCCTGGTGTTCCCGCAGTACTTCCTGCGTTCGTTCGGCTATGCCGGGGTCGGTGTCGTCGCCATCGCCGCCGTCAGCACCCTGTTCGTCATGCCGGCCCTGTTCGTCGTCCTGGGCCACCGCGTCAACAGCGGGCGGCTGCCGTGGGCGAAGCTCCGCCGCACCGACGCCCGCGTGCCGCCGTGGGGACGGCTGGCCCGCATCGTCATGCGGCGCCCGGTGCTCACCGCGCTGCCCGTGCTCGCGGTACTGCTGCTGGCGGCGAGCCCGCTGCTCGGGATCTCCTTCGGCACGCCGGACGAACGCGTGCTGCCCGAGGACGCCCACAGCCGCCAGGTCGCCTCGGCACTGCAGCGGAACTTCAAGGGCAACGACGACGCCGCCCTCCACGTTGTCATCGACAAGCCCCTGAGGAGGGCCCCACTGCAGTCGTACGCGGTCGCGCTGTCCCGACTCGAAGGCGTCGTCCACGTCGAGACCAGCGCAGGCACCTACGCCGACGGACGCTCCACGGCGACCGGCTCCGGCAGCGCCACGCTCGGCCGCCCAGGCGCGCAGCAGATCAACGTGGTGAGCGCCCTGCCGCCGAAGTCGGCGGAGGCACAGAGCCTGGTCGACGAGGTGAGAGCGGTCACGCCGCCCGCCGGGTCGCATCCCCTGGTCGGTGGAACCGACGCCGTACTGGTCGACGCCAAGGCCTCCATCGCCGGCAGACTCCCCCTCGCGGTGACCCTGGTCGTCCTCACCACCTTCCTCCTGCTCTTCCTCTTCACCGGCAGCATCGTGCAACCGCTGCGCGCGCTGGTCCTCAACATGGTCAGCCTGGGAGCGACCCTCGGCGTCATGACCTGGATCTTCCAGGACGGCCACCTCTCCTCGCTGCTCGGCTTCACCGCGCAGCCGATGGAGGTGTCGATGACGGTGCTGATGTTCTGCATCGCCTTCGGCCTCTCGATGGACTACGAGGTGTTCGTCACCAGCCGGATCAAGGAACTCCACGAGTCGGGTGAGGACAACGAGTCCGCCGTGGCCAACGGCCTCGGGCACACGGGGCGCATCGTCAGCGCCGCGGCCTGCCTGCTCGCGGTGAGCTTCTTCGCGTTCGGGACGGCCAAGCTCAGCTTCATGCAGATGTTCGGACTGGGCAGCGGACTGGCCGTCCTCATCGACGCCGTCGCCGTCCGCGGCATCCTCGTACCCGCCGCGATGCGCCTGCTCGGCCGCTCGGCGTGGTACGCGCCCCGCTTCCTGCGGAAGCTCCACGGACGGTACGGACTCAGCGAAGGCGGACCCGGGCCCGCGGTGGTGACGGAACCAGCGGCCAGGTCTCCGTACGCGCAGAAATCGACAGAGGTCTGA
- a CDS encoding SDR family oxidoreductase, protein MTGPLKGKTALVVGRGGGIAHAIVIAARDAGADVVAAGRDHKALADAYEDEPGITSETVDLTDEDSIAALGERLGTVDHVVSTASARARGLVADLDRDAVRLSFDTKVIGPLMLAKHLAPRIPASGSLTTFSGVAAAKIAVGTLAVAITNGAAEVLARSLALELAPIRVNAISPGVIDTGAWDAFGEEGKAEYFARIRARNPSRRIGTTDDVASAVLFAMTSTFLTGETVHIDGGEPLS, encoded by the coding sequence ATGACAGGACCTCTCAAGGGCAAGACTGCGCTGGTCGTCGGTCGAGGCGGGGGTATCGCCCACGCCATCGTCATCGCTGCTCGAGACGCGGGGGCCGACGTCGTAGCCGCCGGCCGTGATCACAAGGCCCTCGCCGACGCCTACGAGGACGAGCCCGGAATCACGAGCGAGACCGTCGACCTCACCGACGAAGATTCCATCGCCGCCCTCGGTGAGCGGCTCGGCACCGTCGACCACGTGGTCTCCACCGCCTCGGCCCGGGCGCGCGGCCTCGTCGCCGACCTGGACCGCGACGCGGTGAGGCTCTCCTTCGACACCAAGGTCATCGGCCCACTCATGCTGGCCAAGCACCTGGCCCCTCGCATCCCCGCGTCCGGGTCGCTCACCACCTTCTCCGGCGTCGCCGCGGCGAAAATCGCGGTAGGCACCCTGGCCGTGGCCATCACCAACGGTGCCGCGGAAGTCCTGGCCCGTTCCCTCGCCCTGGAGCTGGCGCCCATCCGCGTGAACGCCATTTCCCCCGGTGTGATCGACACCGGCGCCTGGGACGCTTTCGGGGAAGAGGGCAAGGCGGAGTACTTCGCTCGCATCCGCGCCCGTAACCCGTCCCGGCGCATCGGTACCACGGACGACGTCGCCAGCGCGGTGCTCTTCGCGATGACCAGCACATTCCTGACCGGAGAGACGGTGCACATCGACGGCGGCGAGCCGCTCAGCTGA
- a CDS encoding epoxide hydrolase family protein — protein sequence MSDALPRLEPLTLQTEPAALEDLRTRLRTTRWPDAPEDAGWALGTDIAYLRELVAYWADGFDWPAQEAVLARLPHFRIRLGGLGIHLVHARAVAPTGPVLPLVLSHGWPDSFWRYSKVIPLLTDPGAHGGDPADAFDVVVPDMPGYGYSDRPTGPPLDSITVAGLWAELMGVLGYARFGAAGGDVGSHVSRYLALDHPDRVVAVHRMDGGLPVFTGDPADLAAEERAWFDEVAAWGASEGAYGAMHRTKPQTAAVGLTDSPAGLAAWIVEKLRAWSDCDGDIERSFTKDEILTNVTLYWLTGTIGSSMRMYHANSAIPPRQLARRVEVPSGFSLFRGDIVRPPRAWLERTANVVYLNEPARGGHFAPFEEPELYAEELRAFFRPYRAAALG from the coding sequence ATGTCGGATGCACTGCCCCGCCTGGAGCCCCTCACCCTGCAAACCGAGCCCGCGGCGCTCGAGGACCTGCGCACCCGGCTGCGTACGACACGCTGGCCGGACGCGCCCGAGGACGCCGGGTGGGCTCTCGGGACGGACATCGCCTACCTCCGTGAACTCGTCGCCTACTGGGCGGACGGGTTCGACTGGCCGGCGCAGGAGGCCGTGCTCGCACGGCTGCCCCACTTCCGCATCCGGCTCGGCGGCCTGGGGATCCACCTCGTGCACGCCCGGGCCGTCGCGCCGACCGGGCCCGTCCTGCCGCTGGTCCTCAGCCACGGCTGGCCGGACTCGTTCTGGCGCTACTCGAAGGTGATCCCGCTCCTGACCGATCCCGGCGCGCACGGCGGCGACCCGGCCGACGCGTTCGACGTGGTCGTGCCCGACATGCCCGGCTACGGGTACTCCGACCGGCCCACCGGGCCGCCGCTCGACTCCATCACCGTCGCCGGCCTGTGGGCGGAGCTCATGGGCGTTCTCGGATACGCGCGGTTCGGCGCGGCGGGCGGCGACGTCGGCAGCCACGTGAGTCGCTATCTCGCGCTCGACCACCCCGACCGGGTAGTGGCCGTCCACCGGATGGACGGGGGCCTGCCCGTCTTCACCGGCGATCCGGCCGATCTCGCCGCCGAGGAGCGCGCCTGGTTCGACGAGGTCGCGGCCTGGGGCGCGAGCGAGGGTGCCTACGGCGCCATGCATCGTACGAAGCCCCAGACCGCCGCCGTCGGGCTCACCGACTCACCGGCAGGGCTCGCCGCGTGGATCGTCGAGAAGCTCCGGGCCTGGAGCGACTGCGACGGCGACATCGAACGGAGTTTCACGAAGGACGAGATCCTTACGAACGTCACGCTGTACTGGCTCACGGGGACCATCGGCTCGTCGATGCGCATGTACCACGCGAACTCCGCCATCCCGCCGCGGCAGCTCGCCCGCCGGGTCGAGGTGCCGTCCGGGTTCTCGCTGTTCCGCGGCGACATCGTCCGCCCGCCGCGGGCCTGGCTCGAGCGCACGGCGAACGTCGTGTACCTGAACGAACCCGCGCGCGGCGGGCACTTCGCGCCGTTCGAGGAACCCGAACTGTACGCGGAGGAACTGCGGGCGTTCTTCCGGCCCTACCGTGCGGCAGCGCTGGGCTGA
- a CDS encoding VOC family protein, translating to MNFVSVRIITGDVARLVDFYERATGVSADWSNEDFAEIRTASATLAIGSTRTVPLFAPGSARPADNHSVIVEFLVDDVDRTHKNLTDFVEDFVNEPTTMPWGNRALLFRDPDGNLVNFFTPVTPDAIAKFAR from the coding sequence ATGAACTTCGTCTCCGTCCGCATCATCACGGGCGACGTCGCCCGCCTCGTCGACTTCTACGAGCGCGCCACCGGGGTATCCGCCGACTGGTCCAACGAGGACTTCGCCGAGATCAGGACGGCCTCGGCCACTCTCGCGATCGGCAGCACCCGCACCGTCCCTCTGTTCGCGCCCGGCTCGGCCCGTCCGGCCGACAACCACAGCGTCATCGTCGAATTCCTCGTCGACGACGTGGACCGGACGCACAAGAACCTGACCGACTTCGTGGAGGACTTCGTCAACGAGCCCACCACGATGCCCTGGGGAAACCGCGCGCTCCTGTTCCGTGACCCCGACGGCAACCTGGTCAACTTCTTCACCCCCGTCACGCCGGACGCCATCGCGAAGTTCGCTCGCTGA